A window of Macaca thibetana thibetana isolate TM-01 chromosome 7, ASM2454274v1, whole genome shotgun sequence genomic DNA:
GTCATGTAGAGAGACTGTGATtaagtttgctttatttttctattgaatcAAGCACTAGCTACCAGTTACAGTTAGTTTTATTGTGCCTTCCAAATGCACAGTTAGCTTTGCTTTATCAATAACCAAATAATAAACTAGGTCCCAATGGTCATGTCCACATCTAGATTGTTCAGGTGATCAGGAACTCTTTTATTTGTGTGCTTTAGCTTTTAGTTCTTGGTTATATCTCCAAATACGAAAAAGCTGAGAGGCTCCTGCTGTCCCCACAAAGAAATTAACAGCAAACAGActccaattttttggaataattacAAGTGAGTACCTTGACCAAATAAACCCTGTAGCCATCAAAACAGCAGATTGAGCTGTGCTAAGTTTTTCTTCAGGTCTGGCCATATCAGCCAA
This region includes:
- the LOC126958710 gene encoding mitochondrial pyruvate carrier 2-like, which translates into the protein MSAAGARGLRATYHRLLDKVELMLPEKFRPLYNHPAGPRTVFFWAPIMKWGLVCAGLADMARPEEKLSTAQSAVLMATGFIWSRYSLVIIPKNWSLFAVNFFVGTAGASQLFRIWRYNQELKAKAHK